The Mercenaria mercenaria strain notata unplaced genomic scaffold, MADL_Memer_1 contig_799, whole genome shotgun sequence genome has a segment encoding these proteins:
- the LOC128554842 gene encoding uncharacterized protein LOC128554842: MKTLHLIYPVIAVSVLTGTTGKAAVRPILGAVKEVISFGLDVYSFFDSILGKDETHSTPAPIDYDRIINRISERIKLSTETIVFKIELQAYLSELRNVALTVEELLAEMERIVQARNKDKREALQSLFRNNFERHKTEIYKVKRLLTFSVDVSGISGTLLSLIAKELKCGITSLEEFQDYYMALVSDVVALALLNERLSEISLYNETIDSWQTAIKSLFDDMEAQKSDCKAKFFELAKDFSRINDPAELLENFQNKYSYLDTDVLYLSGSYCVWSLKAYDKILKKVKDNTMTFAFMSGKENVQSLTSKQFQKVVSVAEFENCLDDTDTTKVISYFDGLGKDLVFWLMYPQEQAAEFQILLDQDSTASKITTETDGIKYTTIVYLRTQDHSTSAFITPDDFDVKFYEKDVTVDESSGLKAWQVFFIICGSFLAFHFLICICFCCFYCFFRVVKQLNMTMYAISHIIACIACIA, translated from the exons ATGAAAACATTGCACTTAATTTATCCAGTAATTGCTGTCAGTGTTTTAACAGGCACAACTGGTAAAGCAGCAGTGCGACCGATTCTAGGGGCAGTAAAGGAAGTAATATCGTTTGGATTAGATGTATACTCCTTTTTCGACTCTATCTTAGGAAAGGATGAGACACACAGTACCCCCGCACCTATTGATTATGACAGGATAATCAACAGAATTTCGGAGAGAATAAAATTGTCAACAGaaaccattgttttcaaaattgagctGCAGGCGTATCTCTCAGAATTACGAAACGTTGCTCTTACTGTCGAAGAACTTCTTGCAGAGATGGAGCGCATTGTCCAAGCTAGAAATAAAGACAAAAGAGAAGCGTTGCAGAGTCTATTTCGCAATAATTTTGAGAGGcacaaaactgaaatttataaagTTAAACGCCTGCTAACTTTCAGTGTCGATGTATCAGGAATATCAGGGACATTGCTGTCACTTATTGCCAAAGAATTAAAATGCGGGATCACTAGTCTCGAAGAGTTTCAAGATTATTATATGGCACTGGTTTCGGATGTAGTTGCACTGGCTCTATTAAATGAAAGACTCTCAGAGATAAGTCTTTATAATGAAACAATTGATTCTTGGCAAACAGCAATAAAATCTCTGTTTGATGACATGGAAGCACAGAAAAGCGATTGTAAAGCAAAATTCTTTGAATTAGCAAAAGACTTCAGTCGCATCAATGATCCCGCGGAGCTTcttgaaaatttccaaaataaatactcATACCTGGACACTGACGTTCTATATCTTAGTGGAAGTTATTGTGTGTGGAGTCTAAAagcttatgataaaatattaaagaaggTGAAAGATAATACTATGACTTTTGCTTTTATGAGTGGCAAAGAGAATGTGCAATCTTTAACATCAAAGCAGTTTCAAAAAGTTGTATCAGTGGCAGAGTTTGAGAACTGTTTGGACGATACGGATACTACCAAGGTCATATCTTACTTTGATGGTTTAGGCAAAGATCTAGTATTTTGGCTAATGTATCCACAAGAACAGGCTGCTGAATTCCAGATTTTGCTCGATCAAG ATTCAACTGCGAGTAAAATAACCACTGAAACAGACGGCATCAAATACACGACAATTGTTTACTTACGAACGCAGGACCACAGTACCAGCGCATTCATCACCCCTGATGATTTCGATgtgaaattttatgaaaaggatgtAACGGTTGATGAATCCTCTGGTTTAAAGGCATGGCAGGTGTTCTTTATAATCTGTGGTTCATTTCTTGCGTTCCACTTTTTGATTTgcatatgtttttgttgtttttactgtttttttcgGGTTGTTAAACAACTGAATATGACAATGTATGCGATTTCTCATATTATAGCCTGTATAGCCTGTATAGCCTGA